Proteins encoded by one window of Candidatus Latescibacter sp.:
- a CDS encoding GerW family sporulation protein, whose protein sequence is MDITEVVKVIMEQIKETVRAETVIGSPVQCEDSVIIPVSKVSFGFGAGGGVNESGQKGSGMGTGVGVSIEPIAFVVVSKGKAQLLPVKNREPAINHILDLVPSVLEMITTLAAKKKEEKC, encoded by the coding sequence ATGGATATTACCGAAGTAGTGAAAGTTATTATGGAGCAGATCAAGGAAACGGTTCGGGCGGAAACTGTTATCGGTTCTCCTGTACAATGCGAGGATTCGGTCATCATTCCCGTTTCCAAGGTCAGTTTCGGATTTGGCGCCGGAGGGGGAGTAAATGAATCCGGCCAGAAAGGATCGGGCATGGGAACCGGAGTTGGCGTTTCCATCGAACCCATCGCTTTTGTTGTGGTGTCAAAGGGGAAGGCGCAGCTTCTCCCGGTAAAGAACCGCGAGCCCGCAATCAACCACATTCTGGACCTGGTGCCCAGCGTCCTTGAAATGATAACCACTCTGGCCGCAAAGAAAAAAGAGGAAAAATGCTGA
- the pheA gene encoding prephenate dehydratase, with protein MLITKRVAFQGELGAYSEVAACEYFDGNGTVIPKPSFSKVFDAVSEGETEYGIIPIENSLTGSIHENYDLLLAHELVIIGEIKLRIVHNLLVNAGTKLEDIRRVYSHPQALSQCKDFLAQLEGVELISVYDTAGSARRIRETGSKCEVSIASAQAARDYGLEILKSGIESNHQNFTRFLILSRSLEQEADNSKTSIVFSTKNIPGALFKSLSVFALRDIDLYKIESRPIPGTPWEYLFYLDFNGDIRQEVIQRAINHLEEIASFLKVLGSYRKGEEVIGRIQERHD; from the coding sequence ATGCTGATCACGAAACGTGTGGCATTTCAGGGAGAGCTCGGAGCGTACAGCGAAGTCGCGGCCTGCGAGTACTTCGACGGTAATGGAACCGTGATTCCCAAACCTTCATTCTCCAAGGTTTTCGATGCGGTGAGCGAAGGCGAGACGGAATACGGAATCATACCTATAGAGAATTCCCTCACCGGAAGCATCCACGAAAATTATGACCTTCTCCTGGCACATGAGCTGGTCATTATCGGCGAGATCAAACTCCGTATTGTGCACAACCTTCTGGTCAACGCGGGAACGAAGCTGGAGGATATCAGGAGAGTGTATTCCCATCCCCAGGCGCTTTCCCAATGCAAGGATTTTCTCGCACAACTGGAAGGGGTTGAACTGATAAGTGTGTATGACACAGCAGGGTCAGCCCGCCGGATTCGTGAAACCGGCTCGAAATGCGAGGTATCGATTGCCAGCGCACAGGCGGCGCGCGATTACGGTCTGGAGATACTGAAGTCGGGAATCGAATCCAATCACCAGAATTTCACCCGTTTTTTGATTCTCTCGCGGTCTCTCGAACAAGAGGCGGATAATTCCAAGACTTCCATTGTTTTCAGCACAAAGAACATACCGGGAGCGCTGTTCAAAAGCCTCAGTGTTTTTGCCCTCCGCGACATCGACCTTTACAAGATCGAATCACGGCCTATACCGGGAACTCCCTGGGAATACCTGTTCTATCTCGATTTTAACGGCGATATACGTCAGGAAGTTATCCAGCGGGCGATCAACCACCTGGAAGAAATTGCCAGTTTTCTCAAGGTGCTGGGCTCCTACCGCAAAGGGGAGGAAGTTATCGGCCGCATCCAGGAAAGGCATGATTGA
- a CDS encoding helicase C-terminal domain-containing protein, with product MLRYDTFVSVDIETTGLKADLHEIIEIGAVKVDKGVITAEYSELVKPEKPVPGHITRLTGIAEKDLHNAGDIHQVLPSFLDFVSGYRVLGQNVGFDVAFLRSAAGMGNFGSSLDTCELARILLPMLPSYSLDSLMEFFSLECENRHRALDDARVTAQIFLKLTEMLRMVPDSLLNEMTAIAGRTGSSLRDVFEAHLLERMNETAPMKLKKLSPPVAAKIDNMYGDFSGDEPAKEPESSKVDPQYVASLLRKGGRMSQIYDAYEERTGQIDMAMKITCAFNDSEIILAEAGTGTGKSIAYLLPAVLFAETARDRVVVSTNTKNLQEQLFYKDISLLGAILDFPFRAVILKGRGNYICLNRWKRLVETPEQYLTKAERALVLPVAAWLHTTVTGDISETGFIQMLYETGLLDRINSDSAFCLGAQCQFRDRCFVSRIRKASQRAHLIIVNHSLVFSDMVSDGGVLGGYSRIVFDEAHNLEKQAIRFLGVSFTYYRIRRILNRLHTKSEGRGHGALAVISSWIGEIVKGWPEFETYIPLIDAAIEAAQLTRSRSQEFFERMTASVLAAVSQNESMHEGKLRYYPESPVFTSNSDAVEDFAGALTILIEAAEQVFNFITGVSSNRLKQKEDILIDFEKTKEDLQAVVNDLQFLSAASGKNVFWFEYGENGSYYSLKIQSAPLDVAEKLAAGLYDHMETVIMTSATLAVANDFSYIRDRLGLNLDQRERVTEFIAPSPFDYDRQAAVVIPSFLPSPKAEDFIERTNEVLLELAREVGRGMLVLFTSRGHLQRSFNELHDPFARYGVTLLAQGVEGSRSHILRRFQDDVHSVLFGTDSFWEGVDVPGESLEIVVMVRLPFAVPTEPIVQAQMEEIEKAGKNPFIEFSVPEAAIKLRQGAGRLIRRRNDKGAVIILDNRVTTTRYGATFKRSLPGRTMRADSLPMLIQNLKQWFEG from the coding sequence ATGCTCAGATACGATACATTCGTTTCGGTGGATATTGAAACCACCGGACTCAAAGCCGATCTTCACGAGATCATCGAAATCGGCGCGGTGAAAGTGGACAAGGGGGTGATCACCGCCGAATATTCGGAGCTGGTCAAACCCGAAAAGCCGGTGCCCGGCCATATCACACGGCTGACCGGGATCGCCGAAAAAGATCTGCACAACGCCGGCGACATCCATCAGGTGCTCCCTTCCTTTCTCGATTTTGTTTCCGGCTACCGGGTGCTGGGTCAGAATGTGGGATTTGATGTGGCGTTTCTCCGCTCCGCGGCCGGAATGGGTAATTTCGGTTCCTCGTTGGATACCTGCGAGCTTGCGCGCATTCTTCTCCCCATGCTTCCCTCATACAGCCTGGACAGCCTTATGGAGTTTTTCTCGCTTGAATGCGAAAACCGTCATCGCGCCCTCGATGACGCCCGTGTTACCGCGCAGATTTTCCTCAAGCTCACCGAAATGCTCCGCATGGTTCCGGACAGCCTGCTCAACGAGATGACCGCCATCGCCGGCCGTACCGGGAGCAGCCTCCGCGATGTTTTTGAAGCGCATCTCCTGGAGCGGATGAATGAAACAGCGCCGATGAAGTTGAAGAAGCTTTCACCGCCTGTCGCCGCTAAAATTGACAATATGTATGGTGATTTTTCCGGCGATGAACCAGCTAAAGAACCTGAATCCTCGAAGGTTGACCCGCAGTATGTGGCCTCCCTTCTGAGGAAAGGCGGCCGGATGTCTCAGATATATGACGCCTATGAAGAACGTACCGGCCAGATTGACATGGCAATGAAAATTACCTGCGCGTTCAACGATTCCGAGATCATACTCGCCGAAGCGGGAACCGGAACGGGGAAATCCATCGCCTATCTTCTGCCCGCTGTCCTCTTTGCAGAAACCGCCCGGGATCGTGTGGTAGTGTCCACAAACACCAAAAACCTGCAGGAACAGCTTTTTTATAAAGACATTTCGCTCCTCGGCGCCATTCTCGATTTTCCCTTCCGGGCGGTCATTCTGAAAGGACGGGGGAATTACATATGCCTGAACCGCTGGAAGCGCCTGGTGGAAACGCCGGAGCAGTATTTGACAAAAGCGGAGCGGGCGCTGGTGCTTCCTGTCGCCGCCTGGCTTCACACCACGGTGACCGGGGATATCTCAGAAACCGGTTTCATCCAGATGCTGTATGAGACCGGGCTTCTGGATCGCATCAACTCCGACAGCGCATTCTGCCTGGGGGCGCAATGCCAGTTTCGCGACCGGTGCTTTGTGAGCCGCATCCGTAAAGCGTCCCAGCGGGCGCACCTCATCATCGTCAATCACTCGCTCGTCTTCTCCGACATGGTTTCCGACGGAGGAGTTCTGGGCGGATACAGCCGGATTGTGTTCGATGAGGCTCATAATCTGGAAAAGCAGGCCATCAGGTTCCTGGGGGTGTCTTTTACCTATTACCGCATCAGGCGGATTCTCAACCGTCTTCACACGAAGAGCGAGGGGAGAGGCCACGGCGCCCTGGCGGTCATCTCCTCATGGATAGGTGAGATAGTGAAGGGATGGCCTGAGTTTGAAACATACATCCCTCTCATCGATGCTGCCATCGAGGCGGCGCAGCTTACCCGGTCACGGTCACAGGAATTCTTCGAACGCATGACCGCTTCGGTGCTTGCCGCCGTAAGCCAGAACGAAAGCATGCACGAGGGAAAACTCCGTTATTACCCTGAAAGTCCTGTTTTTACATCGAACAGCGATGCGGTCGAGGATTTCGCCGGGGCGCTGACCATACTCATCGAAGCGGCCGAGCAGGTTTTCAATTTCATCACCGGAGTATCTTCGAACCGGCTCAAACAGAAAGAGGATATCCTGATCGACTTCGAAAAAACCAAAGAGGACCTTCAGGCGGTGGTAAACGATCTCCAATTTTTGAGCGCGGCCTCCGGAAAAAACGTCTTCTGGTTCGAATACGGCGAAAACGGCTCCTATTATTCCCTCAAAATCCAGAGCGCCCCGCTCGATGTGGCCGAAAAGCTGGCCGCCGGTCTCTACGATCACATGGAAACGGTGATCATGACCTCGGCGACCCTCGCGGTGGCAAATGATTTTTCCTACATTCGCGACCGCCTCGGACTCAATCTCGATCAGCGTGAGCGGGTAACCGAATTCATCGCTCCTTCGCCCTTCGATTATGACCGTCAGGCCGCTGTAGTCATCCCCTCTTTTCTGCCTTCGCCCAAAGCGGAGGACTTTATCGAGAGGACGAACGAGGTACTCCTGGAGCTCGCCCGTGAGGTAGGGAGGGGGATGCTCGTTCTGTTCACTTCGCGCGGCCACCTGCAGCGTTCGTTCAACGAGCTTCATGACCCGTTCGCACGGTATGGGGTTACCCTTCTCGCCCAGGGAGTGGAAGGCTCCCGCAGCCATATCCTGCGAAGGTTTCAGGACGATGTACATTCGGTGCTCTTCGGAACCGATTCATTCTGGGAGGGAGTGGATGTGCCGGGAGAATCGCTAGAGATTGTGGTGATGGTGCGCCTGCCATTTGCGGTGCCAACCGAACCCATCGTGCAGGCGCAGATGGAGGAGATCGAGAAAGCGGGAAAGAATCCGTTCATCGAGTTTTCCGTCCCGGAAGCGGCCATCAAGCTCCGTCAGGGAGCGGGAAGGCTCATCCGCCGCCGTAATGACAAGGGCGCGGTGATCATCCTTGATAACCGGGTTACAACCACGCGCTATGGCGCCACATTCAAACGCTCGCTGCCGGGAAGAACCATGCGGGCGGACAGCCTGCCGATGCTCATCCAGAATTTGAAACAGTGGTTTGAGGGATGA
- a CDS encoding glycosyltransferase family 9 protein has product MENILVIRFSSLGDVVMATAVVEALRREFPRSQLTVLTRAVYAPVFAGDRRIDNLIGINGGETPFRIARMLGNHFSAVIDLHGSLRSRIVSSLLKAPLKLTVQKHSLSRRLMIWSRNRFRRKFDALGSYLEILRPLGISTRVLPRLKPGEDVLDASQQLITKIRKSECGKLIGLAPGSRHPMKRWPEASWSQLADKLLVRGDTPVFIGDNADQGYIDDIREMMRRNASSLAGGDLSLTIGIISRLDGLVTNDSGPMHIAGALDTPFTALFGPTHPDLGFVPGYPYGAVLHSGIPCSPCSVHGQTPCRLKTRKCMEAITPDMAVKELDRVMNLRREKDEG; this is encoded by the coding sequence ATGGAGAATATCCTTGTCATCCGGTTCAGCTCGCTCGGGGATGTTGTGATGGCAACAGCGGTTGTGGAAGCCCTCCGGCGCGAATTTCCCCGGTCACAGCTCACTGTGCTGACCAGGGCGGTCTATGCGCCTGTTTTTGCAGGCGACAGGCGGATTGATAACCTGATTGGTATCAACGGCGGGGAGACTCCCTTCCGTATTGCACGCATGCTCGGCAACCATTTCAGTGCAGTTATCGATCTTCACGGCTCCCTGAGGAGCAGGATTGTTTCTTCCCTCTTGAAAGCTCCTCTCAAGCTTACGGTACAAAAGCATTCTCTGAGCCGCCGGCTCATGATCTGGTCACGGAACCGCTTCCGGAGAAAGTTCGATGCGCTTGGAAGCTATCTGGAAATCCTTCGGCCCCTGGGAATCTCTACACGGGTTCTCCCCCGTTTGAAACCGGGGGAAGATGTACTCGATGCTTCTCAGCAGCTTATTACGAAAATCAGAAAATCCGAATGCGGAAAACTGATCGGTCTCGCGCCCGGTTCGCGGCATCCGATGAAACGCTGGCCGGAAGCCTCCTGGTCGCAGTTGGCGGATAAGCTCTTAGTCCGCGGCGACACGCCGGTTTTCATCGGCGATAATGCAGATCAGGGGTACATCGACGACATCAGGGAAATGATGCGGAGAAATGCTTCATCCCTGGCGGGCGGCGATCTGTCTCTCACAATTGGGATTATCAGCCGTCTCGACGGACTGGTGACCAATGACAGCGGGCCTATGCACATTGCCGGAGCGCTCGACACTCCTTTTACCGCACTATTCGGCCCCACACACCCGGACCTGGGATTTGTACCGGGATACCCGTACGGGGCTGTTCTCCATTCAGGGATTCCGTGCAGCCCGTGCAGTGTGCACGGGCAGACTCCATGCCGCCTGAAAACCAGGAAGTGCATGGAAGCAATAACGCCTGACATGGCGGTGAAAGAATTGGACCGGGTCATGAACCTGCGCAGGGAAAAGGATGAAGGATGA